Proteins encoded within one genomic window of Halodesulfurarchaeum formicicum:
- a CDS encoding 2Fe-2S iron-sulfur cluster-binding protein, whose amino-acid sequence MTTHTVEFVGTGEEIEVAETETILDVAVREGISQEYSCRVGMCLACSAEIIEGEVTQPGARGLTEAEAENYALTCMARPETDLKLDRGSYPPSIEAEEPTGEPADD is encoded by the coding sequence ATGACAACACACACCGTCGAGTTCGTCGGGACCGGCGAGGAAATCGAGGTGGCAGAGACCGAGACGATCCTCGACGTCGCGGTTCGGGAGGGAATCTCCCAGGAGTACTCCTGCCGTGTCGGGATGTGTCTGGCCTGCTCGGCCGAGATTATCGAAGGTGAGGTTACGCAGCCGGGCGCTCGTGGACTCACGGAGGCGGAAGCCGAGAACTACGCGTTGACCTGTATGGCTCGTCCGGAGACGGATCTCAAGCTGGATCGGGGCTCCTATCCGCCGAGTATCGAGGCCGAGGAGCCGACCGGCGAACCGGCTGATGACTGA
- a CDS encoding geranylgeranyl reductase family protein, with protein sequence MPPAERDAIVVGAGTAGAYAAATIASAGYDVTVLERKPEDEAGHIACGDALKGADEFPDSIPKSTFEHAISNPDVDHGRFEIPQADTVVDIPVPGELAVIDRLAFGKAIIDGAQIAGATFEFDTVVTDVLQDGKQVTGVTAMQDGEPQAFEAPIVVDAAGALSLLQDKADLEETTFDTNVNYRQFTSAYREIIEVEEPVDYEDALVFKPTDRAEGYIWYFPRTATEINAGLGFQMTAEPMQLVEALREDLESRPEFENAEVLDKLGAAIPTRRPYDSAVAPGYLAAGDAAGHVNPTTGGGIAGAAYAGTYAGESAIDALEADDASEDVLWEYNERVMDHFGGRYASLDVYNILTTAVEVEDLMDLLASIPAEKVSEALYAGTADFGLGLKLRTMLGSLGHLGLLYQLYQTKDVADRLLDHYETYPESPAEFAEWQRERDAIMESVYQVTGASPKY encoded by the coding sequence ATGCCTCCCGCAGAGAGAGACGCCATCGTCGTCGGGGCCGGCACCGCAGGTGCTTACGCCGCCGCGACGATCGCCAGCGCCGGATACGACGTGACGGTACTCGAACGGAAACCCGAGGACGAAGCCGGACACATCGCCTGCGGGGACGCGTTGAAGGGGGCCGACGAGTTCCCCGACTCGATTCCGAAATCAACCTTCGAACACGCGATCAGCAACCCGGACGTCGATCACGGCCGGTTCGAGATCCCACAGGCCGACACGGTCGTCGACATCCCCGTGCCGGGAGAATTGGCCGTCATCGACCGACTGGCGTTCGGGAAGGCGATCATCGACGGCGCTCAGATCGCGGGAGCCACCTTCGAGTTCGACACCGTCGTCACGGACGTACTCCAGGACGGAAAGCAGGTTACAGGCGTTACAGCGATGCAAGACGGCGAGCCCCAGGCCTTCGAGGCCCCGATCGTCGTGGATGCTGCGGGGGCGCTCTCGCTCCTGCAAGACAAGGCCGACCTCGAGGAGACGACCTTCGACACGAACGTGAACTACCGGCAGTTCACCTCGGCCTATCGAGAGATCATCGAGGTCGAGGAGCCGGTCGATTACGAGGACGCCCTGGTCTTCAAACCGACAGACCGCGCGGAAGGGTACATCTGGTACTTCCCCCGGACCGCCACCGAGATAAACGCCGGCCTGGGGTTCCAGATGACCGCGGAGCCAATGCAGTTGGTCGAGGCTCTCAGGGAGGACCTCGAATCCCGACCGGAGTTCGAGAACGCGGAAGTGCTCGACAAACTCGGCGCGGCCATCCCAACTCGCCGCCCCTACGACTCCGCGGTCGCACCGGGCTATCTCGCGGCGGGAGACGCCGCCGGCCACGTGAACCCCACGACTGGCGGGGGCATTGCTGGAGCAGCCTATGCCGGCACGTACGCCGGCGAAAGCGCCATCGACGCGCTCGAAGCCGACGACGCGAGCGAGGACGTGCTCTGGGAGTACAACGAGCGAGTCATGGACCACTTCGGCGGCCGATACGCCAGCCTGGACGTGTACAACATCCTGACGACGGCCGTCGAGGTCGAGGATCTCATGGACCTGTTGGCCTCGATTCCGGCCGAGAAGGTCTCGGAGGCACTCTATGCCGGGACAGCCGATTTCGGCCTGGGGCTCAAACTCCGGACCATGCTGGGGAGTCTGGGTCACTTGGGCTTGCTCTACCAGCTGTATCAGACCAAAGACGTGGCCGACCGCCTGCTTGACCACTACGAGACCTACCCCGAGTCGCCCGCCGAGTTTGCCGAGTGGCAACGAGAACGAGATGCGATCATGGAGTCGGTCTACCAGGTGACCGGGGCGTCGCCAAAGTACTGA
- a CDS encoding Na+/H+ antiporter NhaC family protein, translated as MEGPRIEFYGGRWASTIPLLLFILWAIFQSGVLGIGDTNGLVIGALVATIIGMFFAKGDWKTYANTIFEGMTQRVAATAIVAWLWAGMFAETLQVGGFVDGLIYAADALNVGAATFPAAAFILAGLLATGIGTGYGTTVAFVTLFFPAGVLLGASPVLLFAAILSGAVFGDNLAPVSDTTIVSAVTQDSDIGGVVASRFKYAIAAAVPAFIAFLVMGSIMPGADLQGQAALEGTAPGLLHLVSMGIVIVTAIRGRHIVEAISWGIIAAIAFNLIFGLSTVSDIVAFTVTEPGAFTALPFVVVGDAAGVGGSLYAGALGFFPLIVLTLLIVSMARIMIQGGGFQAMQDILLNSVATTVRRAELTMVLGTAAINGMITINTAAEIAIAPYIARIGEKFNINGYRRANILDANTSALGYIFPWAGGVLVGYQVMVGPDGLGAQYGDAMIVNPIEVVPYVFHGWFLLFVFIIAAITGFGREYIADRRSEEVARV; from the coding sequence ATGGAAGGACCGCGGATCGAATTCTACGGGGGTCGCTGGGCAAGTACGATCCCCTTACTCCTGTTCATTCTCTGGGCCATCTTCCAGAGTGGTGTCCTCGGTATCGGGGACACGAACGGGCTGGTAATCGGGGCCCTGGTCGCGACGATCATCGGGATGTTCTTCGCGAAGGGCGACTGGAAAACATACGCAAATACGATTTTCGAAGGGATGACACAGCGAGTGGCCGCGACGGCGATCGTGGCCTGGCTGTGGGCCGGCATGTTCGCCGAAACGCTGCAGGTTGGTGGCTTCGTCGACGGCCTGATTTATGCCGCAGACGCGCTCAACGTCGGGGCCGCGACGTTCCCCGCCGCAGCGTTCATCCTCGCAGGATTGCTCGCAACCGGAATCGGTACCGGGTACGGGACGACTGTCGCGTTCGTCACGCTGTTCTTCCCGGCCGGGGTCCTGCTCGGCGCGAGTCCAGTCCTCCTGTTCGCGGCAATCCTTTCGGGAGCCGTGTTCGGGGACAACCTCGCCCCGGTGAGTGACACCACGATTGTGAGTGCCGTGACCCAGGACTCGGACATTGGGGGCGTCGTCGCCTCCCGGTTCAAGTACGCGATCGCCGCCGCGGTACCGGCGTTCATCGCGTTCCTGGTCATGGGTTCGATCATGCCCGGTGCCGACCTTCAGGGCCAGGCCGCCCTGGAGGGAACTGCACCTGGGCTCTTGCACCTCGTCTCCATGGGGATCGTCATCGTGACGGCCATCCGTGGTCGCCACATTGTCGAGGCGATCTCCTGGGGTATCATCGCCGCGATCGCGTTCAACTTGATCTTCGGGCTCTCGACGGTGAGCGACATCGTCGCCTTCACCGTCACCGAACCCGGAGCCTTCACGGCCCTGCCGTTCGTGGTCGTGGGTGACGCAGCCGGCGTGGGTGGCAGTCTGTACGCCGGTGCGCTCGGCTTCTTCCCGCTGATCGTGCTGACCCTGCTGATCGTTTCGATGGCTCGCATCATGATCCAGGGCGGTGGCTTCCAGGCGATGCAGGACATCCTGCTCAACAGCGTCGCGACGACGGTGCGACGTGCCGAGCTGACGATGGTTCTGGGGACGGCCGCGATCAACGGCATGATCACGATCAACACGGCCGCGGAGATCGCAATCGCGCCGTACATCGCACGAATCGGCGAGAAGTTCAACATCAACGGCTACCGCCGGGCGAACATCCTGGACGCGAACACCTCCGCGCTCGGGTACATCTTCCCGTGGGCCGGTGGTGTCCTGGTCGGATACCAGGTCATGGTCGGTCCGGACGGGCTCGGTGCCCAGTACGGAGACGCCATGATCGTCAACCCGATCGAAGTGGTACCGTACGTGTTCCACGGCTGGTTCCTGTTGTTCGTCTTCATCATCGCGGCGATCACCGGGTTCGGGCGTGAATACATTGCCGACCGGCGCTCCGAGGAGGTGGCTCGCGTATGA
- a CDS encoding DUF7513 family protein, producing MSVLEKWLAGWTFRTAKPDYEPGEKIEVMVTSMQNGKAKARIGDSVLRIKEVPEDGLNTRVMVKVDEWDTEDHIGEGTYLETVGESAF from the coding sequence ATGAGCGTCCTCGAGAAGTGGCTGGCCGGCTGGACGTTCCGGACCGCAAAACCCGACTACGAGCCGGGTGAGAAGATCGAGGTGATGGTCACATCGATGCAGAACGGCAAAGCAAAGGCCCGAATCGGTGACTCGGTCCTCCGGATCAAGGAGGTGCCTGAGGACGGGCTGAACACGAGAGTGATGGTCAAGGTCGACGAGTGGGACACCGAGGACCACATCGGCGAAGGGACCTACCTCGAGACGGTCGGCGAGAGCGCTTTCTAG
- a CDS encoding uS10/mL48 family ribosomal protein: protein MTTVLHLTLKSGDRETLDSVVETIKRTVRRKGTELKGPHSDAPTEYRVPLYKQLDGDSTARYDDWQYTVYQRRFELRGREEVGRQVLEWDYPESVRVEATVDRT from the coding sequence ATGACCACCGTCCTCCACCTCACGCTGAAGAGCGGCGATCGGGAGACACTCGATTCCGTCGTCGAGACGATCAAACGGACCGTCCGCCGGAAGGGAACCGAGCTCAAAGGCCCCCACTCGGACGCCCCGACGGAATATCGCGTGCCGCTTTACAAGCAACTCGACGGCGATTCGACGGCCCGATACGACGACTGGCAGTACACGGTCTATCAGCGTCGCTTCGAGCTTCGCGGTCGGGAGGAGGTCGGTCGGCAGGTCCTCGAGTGGGACTATCCGGAGTCCGTTCGCGTCGAGGCGACTGTCGACCGCACCTGA
- a CDS encoding bis(5'-nucleosyl)-tetraphosphatase, whose protein sequence is MTVEATSAGAILYRDTRGRREYLLLKSRPGDWEFPKGGVEGDEELQQTAIREVQEEAGISDFRLLDGFREEYDYVFEANGDRIHKTVHLFVAKSYEASAELSHEHRDHQWRDYQQALNTITQDGPRDILRDAHEHIDELDV, encoded by the coding sequence ATGACGGTTGAAGCGACAAGCGCCGGGGCCATTCTCTATCGGGACACGCGGGGCCGGCGTGAATACCTCCTACTGAAGAGCCGCCCCGGGGACTGGGAATTCCCCAAAGGCGGCGTCGAGGGGGACGAAGAACTCCAGCAGACGGCGATCAGAGAGGTACAGGAGGAAGCCGGAATCAGCGATTTCAGGCTGCTCGATGGCTTCCGCGAGGAATACGATTATGTCTTCGAGGCGAACGGGGACCGGATCCACAAGACCGTACACCTGTTCGTCGCGAAGTCCTACGAGGCCAGTGCCGAACTGTCCCACGAACACCGGGACCACCAGTGGCGTGATTACCAGCAAGCACTGAACACGATTACCCAGGACGGCCCGCGGGACATCCTGCGGGACGCCCACGAGCACATCGACGAACTGGACGTGTGA
- a CDS encoding DUF5787 family protein, with translation MSFPPGDSEFAFELASCAWAEQEWPPTGEPTPAIVARQLGWQQRRWDTIVIEVDPGAFETRAAFGPERLNSDLRHVLQHAPESWTYYREALPHPGYPWRYVRESIHEATARDALESRKRGGQIEIRRVEKYPDWVDRIIAIENKPDLDASAARRLTDQLERDVAAGIADEVWLATTGTDSRVEPALLERIPSEVGILTLGPEGVDVRWRPRTLDTEQAGIDILDRSEGGSHDQSAAQFEVLSRAAKSEKRYDIAERAYERGWRHYVESMRPDCAHFDLTVGRYGYRPTCTAFDRTQTPRECRGSCPHFQPEPPQHRQGGWPIEGGPGQTVKRILRERSARRHSVSSTVTSDRGTASR, from the coding sequence GTGAGCTTCCCACCCGGGGACAGCGAGTTCGCCTTCGAACTGGCGAGTTGTGCCTGGGCCGAACAGGAGTGGCCACCAACGGGTGAGCCGACACCGGCCATCGTCGCCCGCCAACTGGGCTGGCAGCAGCGTCGCTGGGATACCATCGTGATCGAGGTCGATCCCGGGGCCTTCGAGACCCGCGCCGCGTTCGGCCCCGAGCGGCTCAACAGCGACCTTCGGCACGTCCTCCAGCACGCCCCGGAATCCTGGACCTATTACCGCGAGGCCCTTCCACACCCGGGCTATCCCTGGCGGTACGTCAGGGAGTCGATCCACGAGGCGACGGCCCGTGACGCCCTCGAATCCCGCAAGCGCGGGGGCCAAATCGAGATCCGCCGGGTCGAGAAGTACCCCGACTGGGTCGACCGAATCATCGCGATCGAGAACAAACCCGACCTGGATGCAAGCGCCGCCCGGCGACTCACGGACCAGCTAGAACGAGATGTCGCCGCCGGGATCGCCGACGAGGTCTGGCTCGCGACGACCGGCACCGATTCGCGAGTGGAACCAGCGCTCTTAGAACGGATCCCCTCCGAGGTCGGAATTCTCACGCTGGGGCCCGAGGGAGTTGACGTGCGCTGGCGACCGCGCACCCTCGACACGGAGCAAGCTGGTATCGACATCCTCGACCGATCCGAAGGCGGATCACACGATCAGTCAGCAGCCCAGTTCGAGGTGCTGTCACGGGCCGCAAAATCGGAGAAACGATACGACATCGCCGAGCGGGCCTACGAGCGGGGGTGGCGTCACTACGTCGAGTCGATGCGGCCGGACTGTGCACACTTCGATTTGACCGTTGGTCGGTACGGCTACAGACCGACGTGTACAGCCTTCGATCGGACCCAGACCCCACGGGAGTGTCGGGGTAGCTGTCCACACTTCCAGCCCGAACCGCCCCAGCACCGACAGGGTGGCTGGCCCATTGAGGGCGGACCCGGGCAGACGGTCAAGCGAATCTTGCGAGAACGGAGCGCGAGGCGTCACTCCGTCTCCAGCACTGTCACGTCCGATCGGGGCACCGCCAGCCGGTAG
- a CDS encoding DUF5797 family protein: protein MPLSETARSRLADILEREPTKNSELQAAWDMDSGSEVHQYLESELKPYYYRDDNSLIRVTPEGEAVLSGETGDGPAVAFAGIEAAVFEAVPGPEERSASVVAILHEVRDQGEPNAAVEEVRAALRTLTQKDVLERIDRTVPTYRLAVPRSDVTVLETE from the coding sequence ATGCCCCTCTCCGAGACGGCCCGGTCGCGGCTCGCGGATATTCTGGAACGTGAACCCACGAAGAACAGCGAGCTCCAGGCGGCCTGGGATATGGACAGCGGCAGCGAGGTCCACCAGTACCTCGAATCCGAACTCAAACCCTACTACTATCGAGACGATAACAGCTTGATCCGGGTCACGCCGGAGGGTGAGGCGGTGCTTTCCGGCGAGACAGGTGATGGGCCGGCCGTCGCCTTTGCTGGAATCGAAGCGGCGGTCTTCGAGGCGGTTCCGGGCCCCGAGGAGCGCTCGGCGAGTGTCGTCGCGATCCTCCACGAGGTGCGCGATCAGGGGGAGCCAAACGCCGCGGTCGAGGAGGTCCGTGCCGCGCTCCGGACACTCACCCAAAAAGACGTCCTGGAACGGATCGACCGAACCGTTCCGACCTACCGGCTGGCGGTGCCCCGATCGGACGTGACAGTGCTGGAGACGGAGTGA